A single Blastococcus colisei DNA region contains:
- a CDS encoding prepilin peptidase, with protein MTAVTALVAGALGLLVGRFLNGAAGRFSWPPRLRLRRPGGDAATTPLAVPPPVLEGGTALLFALVALRFGLSWALPAFLFLAAVGVLLAVIDLQHRLLPNRVIVPSVGIGAGLLFLAAAFDHDWDPLLRAGLGAVVLFAVFLVLALISPGGLGMGDVKLAGLLGLYLGWLGWAVLAVGAAAGFVVQAALALTLLAARRIGLRGELPFGPALLVGAVLAIGWSDALLG; from the coding sequence ATGACAGCGGTCACCGCCCTCGTCGCCGGGGCGCTCGGCCTCCTCGTGGGCCGGTTCCTGAACGGGGCCGCTGGCCGCTTCTCATGGCCGCCTCGGCTACGACTGCGCCGACCCGGCGGGGACGCGGCGACCACGCCTCTCGCTGTGCCGCCGCCGGTCCTCGAAGGCGGTACCGCGCTGCTGTTCGCGCTCGTCGCGCTGCGTTTCGGCCTCTCCTGGGCGTTGCCGGCGTTCCTCTTCCTCGCGGCGGTGGGCGTGCTGCTCGCCGTCATCGACCTGCAGCACCGGTTGCTGCCCAACCGCGTCATCGTGCCTTCGGTCGGGATCGGCGCGGGACTCCTGTTCCTGGCGGCCGCCTTCGACCATGACTGGGACCCGCTGCTGAGGGCGGGGCTCGGTGCGGTCGTCCTGTTCGCTGTCTTCCTCGTCCTGGCACTGATCTCACCTGGTGGTCTCGGCATGGGTGACGTGAAGCTCGCCGGCCTGCTCGGCCTGTACCTCGGCTGGCTGGGATGGGCTGTCCTCGCGGTGGGTGCGGCCGCCGGATTCGTCGTCCAGGCCGCCCTTGCGCTGACGCTGCTGGCAGCGCGGAGGATCGGGCTTCGAGGGGAACTGCCCTTCGGGCCCGCCCTGCTGGTGGGCGCTGTGCTGGCGATCGGCTGGAGCGACGCGCTGCTGGGCTGA
- a CDS encoding TadE/TadG family type IV pilus assembly protein gives MRERLGNERGATAVEFAFIVPLLIVLVLGIAEFGHAFQVQGTLSAAAREGVRLMALQNDPALAREAVRNAATALDPGVTDAQIEISPASCPTMDAGSTQVRLTITYPMPFLTGFFGTSVELTGTGVMRCNG, from the coding sequence ATGCGGGAACGACTTGGCAACGAACGCGGCGCCACGGCGGTGGAGTTCGCCTTCATCGTGCCGCTGCTCATCGTCCTCGTCCTCGGCATCGCCGAGTTCGGCCACGCCTTCCAGGTACAGGGGACTCTCTCGGCCGCCGCCCGTGAGGGCGTGCGACTCATGGCTCTGCAGAACGACCCGGCGCTCGCCCGCGAGGCGGTTCGCAACGCCGCGACGGCACTGGACCCCGGCGTCACCGACGCGCAGATCGAGATCAGCCCGGCCTCCTGCCCGACCATGGACGCCGGCAGCACCCAGGTCCGCCTCACCATCACCTACCCGATGCCCTTCCTCACGGGCTTCTTCGGCACGAGCGTCGAGCTGACCGGAACGGGAGTCATGCGATGCAACGGCTGA
- a CDS encoding Flp family type IVb pilin — protein MLNTYATLVSLVAFAQDRLKRDEKGATAVEYGLMVGLIAVVIIAAVTLLGTELNGLFTAITDALPG, from the coding sequence GTGCTGAACACGTACGCCACCCTGGTCAGCCTGGTCGCCTTCGCCCAGGACCGGCTGAAGCGCGACGAGAAGGGCGCCACCGCCGTCGAGTACGGCCTCATGGTGGGCCTGATCGCCGTCGTCATCATCGCCGCCGTGACCCTGCTCGGGACCGAGCTCAACGGCCTCTTCACCGCGATCACCGACGCCCTTCCCGGCTGA